The following proteins are co-located in the Nocardioides piscis genome:
- a CDS encoding aspartate aminotransferase family protein has protein sequence MALDHDQQQRAAKDHLWMHFTRHGGYEDHDVPVMVKGEGAYLWDARGRRYLDGLAGLFVSQLGHGRTELAEAAARQAKELAFMPLWSYAHPPAIELAEKVASHAPGDLNRVFFTSGGGEAVETAWKLAKNYFKLTGKPMKHKVISRAIAYHGTTQGALSITGLPLLKQQFEPLVPSTFRVPNTNIYRATEHGAPEGLTPEQFGRWAADQIAVAIENEGPDTVAAVFLEPVQNAGGCFPPPPGYFDRVREICDQYDVLLVSDEVICAFGRLGHMFGAERFGYQPDMITCAKGITSGYAPLGAMIASDRLMEPFLAHGEMFAHGYTFGGHPVSTAVALENLDIFERENILGHVRDNAGAFRSTLERLNDLPIVGDVRGDGFFYGIELVKDKATKESFTDEECERILFGAVSKGLFEEGLYCRADDRGDPVVQLAPPLICDQTHFDEMEQILRVVLDKAHSLL, from the coding sequence ATGGCCCTCGATCATGACCAGCAACAGCGTGCCGCCAAGGACCACCTGTGGATGCACTTCACCCGCCACGGGGGCTACGAGGACCACGACGTCCCCGTGATGGTGAAGGGCGAGGGCGCCTACCTCTGGGACGCCCGCGGTCGTCGCTACCTCGACGGCCTGGCCGGCCTCTTCGTCTCCCAGCTCGGCCACGGCCGCACCGAGCTGGCTGAGGCAGCCGCGCGCCAGGCCAAGGAGCTGGCGTTCATGCCGCTGTGGTCCTACGCCCACCCGCCGGCCATCGAGCTGGCCGAGAAGGTGGCGTCCCACGCGCCGGGCGACCTCAACCGGGTCTTCTTCACCAGCGGCGGCGGCGAGGCGGTCGAGACGGCCTGGAAGCTCGCCAAGAACTACTTCAAGCTCACCGGGAAGCCGATGAAGCACAAGGTGATCAGTCGCGCCATCGCCTACCACGGGACCACCCAGGGGGCGTTGTCGATCACCGGCCTGCCACTGCTCAAGCAGCAGTTCGAGCCGCTCGTGCCCTCGACCTTCCGGGTGCCCAACACCAACATCTATCGCGCCACCGAGCACGGTGCCCCGGAGGGGCTCACGCCCGAGCAGTTCGGCCGCTGGGCCGCCGACCAGATCGCCGTCGCGATCGAGAACGAGGGCCCCGACACCGTGGCCGCGGTCTTCCTCGAGCCGGTGCAGAACGCCGGCGGCTGCTTCCCCCCGCCGCCCGGATACTTCGACCGGGTGCGAGAGATCTGCGACCAGTACGACGTGCTGCTGGTCTCCGACGAGGTGATCTGCGCCTTCGGCCGGCTCGGTCACATGTTCGGCGCCGAGCGGTTCGGCTACCAGCCCGACATGATCACCTGCGCCAAGGGCATCACCTCGGGCTACGCCCCCCTGGGCGCGATGATCGCCTCCGACCGGCTGATGGAGCCGTTCCTCGCGCACGGCGAGATGTTCGCCCACGGCTACACCTTCGGCGGCCACCCCGTCTCGACCGCCGTAGCCCTGGAGAACCTCGACATCTTTGAGCGCGAGAACATCCTGGGCCACGTGCGCGACAACGCGGGCGCCTTCCGCTCGACGCTCGAGCGGCTCAACGACCTGCCGATCGTCGGCGACGTCCGCGGTGACGGCTTCTTCTATGGCATCGAGCTGGTCAAGGACAAGGCGACCAAGGAGTCCTTCACCGACGAGGAGTGCGAGCGGATCCTGTTCGGTGCCGTCTCCAAGGGCCTCTTCGAGGAGGGTCTCTACTGCCGCGCCGACGACCGTGGCGACCCGGTCGTGCAGCTCGCGCCGCCCCTGATCTGCGACCAGACGCACTTCGACGAGATGGAGCAGATCCTGCGGGTCGTGCTCGACAAGGCCCACAGCCTGCTCTGA
- a CDS encoding CoA-acylating methylmalonate-semialdehyde dehydrogenase, whose translation MTTTPGTSTPRTISHWAGGKPFEGSSDRWGEVTDPATGSVTGRVALASRADADEVIAAARGAAHEWGRTSLARRVQIVFAFRELLNARRDELAALITAEHGKVHSDALGEVARGQDVVEFACGIAHLLKGSRTVNAATGVDVHSSREPLGVVGIISPFNFPAMVPMWFFPVAIAAGNTVVLKPSEKDPSAANWMAELWQEAGLPDGVFNVLHGDKEAVDAVLDSPDVRSISFVGSTPIARYVYERAASHGKRVQALGGAKNHMVVLPDADLDLAADAAVNAGYGSAGERCMAISVLVAVGDIADDLVARVAERTRTLVIGAGAVGACPAGEPDMGPLVTRAHRDRVASFVESGERAGAAVVVDGRDVDAQGDTDGFWLGPTLLDRVTPDMEVYTEEVFGPLLSVVRVDDYDAAIDLVNANPYGNGTAVFTNDGGAARRFESDVSVGMVGVNVPIPVPVAYYSFGGWKDSLYGDTHAHGVEGVHFFTRGKVVTSRWIDPANRPEGGLELGFPRNA comes from the coding sequence ATGACCACGACGCCCGGCACGAGCACGCCCCGCACGATCAGCCACTGGGCCGGCGGCAAGCCGTTCGAGGGCAGCAGCGACCGGTGGGGAGAAGTGACCGACCCGGCGACCGGCTCCGTCACGGGGCGGGTGGCCCTCGCCTCGCGTGCCGACGCCGACGAGGTGATCGCCGCCGCGCGGGGGGCCGCGCACGAGTGGGGGCGTACGTCGCTGGCTCGTCGCGTCCAGATCGTCTTCGCCTTCCGCGAGCTGCTCAACGCCCGCCGTGACGAGCTGGCGGCGCTGATCACCGCCGAGCACGGCAAGGTCCACTCCGACGCGCTCGGTGAGGTCGCCCGCGGCCAGGACGTCGTGGAGTTCGCCTGTGGCATCGCGCACCTGCTCAAGGGGAGTCGCACCGTCAACGCCGCCACCGGCGTCGACGTCCATTCCTCGCGTGAGCCGCTCGGTGTCGTGGGGATCATCTCGCCCTTCAACTTCCCCGCCATGGTGCCGATGTGGTTCTTCCCGGTGGCCATCGCAGCCGGCAACACCGTGGTCCTCAAGCCGAGTGAGAAGGACCCCTCGGCTGCCAACTGGATGGCGGAGCTGTGGCAGGAGGCCGGCCTCCCCGACGGGGTGTTCAACGTCCTCCACGGCGACAAGGAAGCCGTCGACGCGGTCCTCGACAGCCCGGACGTGCGGTCGATCAGCTTCGTGGGATCGACGCCGATCGCGCGCTACGTCTATGAGCGGGCCGCCAGCCACGGCAAGCGGGTGCAGGCGCTGGGTGGCGCCAAGAACCACATGGTCGTGCTGCCCGACGCCGACCTCGACCTGGCCGCCGACGCAGCCGTCAACGCGGGCTACGGCAGCGCGGGAGAGCGGTGCATGGCCATCAGCGTGCTGGTCGCGGTCGGCGACATCGCTGACGACCTGGTCGCACGCGTGGCCGAGCGCACGCGCACCCTGGTGATCGGGGCGGGTGCGGTGGGGGCGTGCCCCGCCGGCGAGCCGGACATGGGACCGCTGGTCACCCGGGCCCATCGCGACCGCGTCGCGTCGTTCGTCGAGTCGGGGGAGCGCGCGGGGGCAGCGGTCGTGGTCGACGGTCGCGACGTCGATGCGCAGGGCGACACCGACGGCTTCTGGCTGGGCCCGACCCTGCTCGACCGGGTGACGCCAGACATGGAGGTCTACACCGAAGAGGTCTTCGGCCCCCTTCTCTCGGTCGTCCGGGTCGACGACTACGACGCCGCGATCGACCTCGTCAATGCCAACCCCTATGGCAACGGCACCGCGGTCTTCACCAACGACGGCGGCGCGGCCCGTCGCTTCGAGAGTGACGTCTCGGTCGGGATGGTCGGGGTCAACGTGCCGATCCCGGTCCCCGTGGCCTACTACTCGTTCGGCGGGTGGAAGGACTCGCTGTACGGCGACACCCACGCCCACGGCGTCGAGGGCGTCCACTTCTTCACTCGCGGCAAGGTCGTCACCTCTCGCTGGATCGACCCGGCCAACCGACCCGAGGGCGGGCTCGAGCTCGGGTTCCCCCGCAATGCGTGA
- a CDS encoding NAD(P)/FAD-dependent oxidoreductase: MPDASWAGSVLAPLWLDSAIRPEPRPAVTVGCEVDLLVIGGGFTGLWTALRALERDPGALVLLVEADRIAEHATGRNGGFCEASLTHGEANARAHWPEEADALHALGLGNLDGIEETVARYDIDCGFVRGGALTVVTRPHEVAELGPDEPGFLDAATVRAMVDSPTYLAGRFDPDGCALLDPARLAWGLAAAAEGLGARIAEHTRVEALRESSAGVEARVNGAGTRSVVRARSVVVATNVFQDLVPRLRWSVVPVYDYVLATEPLTDDQLAALRWDPAIGLADSGNQFHYYRITPDRRILWGGYDAVYHYGRSVAADHYDRPETFDLLARHFAATFPQLDGIRFTHRWSGVIDTSTRFCAFWGSVHRGRTVYALGFTGLGVGASRFAADVLLDLLSGEETERTRLRMVRERPLPFPPEPFGWVGINLTRWSLAQEDRTGRRNVWLRVLDRFGWDSTSELVVPLHDRPLTPCGRC, encoded by the coding sequence ATGCCTGACGCCAGCTGGGCCGGGTCCGTCCTCGCGCCGCTGTGGCTCGACAGCGCCATACGCCCCGAGCCGCGGCCTGCGGTGACGGTCGGGTGCGAGGTGGACCTGCTCGTGATCGGTGGGGGCTTCACGGGGCTGTGGACCGCGCTGCGCGCCCTCGAGAGAGACCCCGGCGCCCTGGTGCTGCTCGTCGAGGCCGACCGCATCGCCGAGCACGCCACCGGCCGCAACGGTGGCTTCTGCGAGGCCAGCCTCACCCACGGTGAGGCCAACGCCCGCGCGCACTGGCCGGAGGAGGCGGACGCGCTCCACGCGCTCGGCCTGGGCAACCTGGACGGGATCGAGGAGACGGTCGCGCGCTACGACATCGACTGCGGCTTCGTCCGTGGTGGCGCCCTGACCGTGGTGACCCGTCCGCACGAGGTGGCGGAGCTCGGGCCCGACGAGCCGGGCTTCCTCGACGCGGCGACCGTGCGCGCGATGGTGGACTCGCCGACCTATCTCGCCGGCCGCTTCGATCCGGACGGGTGCGCTCTCCTCGACCCCGCCCGGCTGGCGTGGGGCCTGGCGGCTGCAGCCGAGGGCCTCGGCGCACGGATCGCGGAGCACACCCGGGTCGAGGCGCTGCGCGAGTCGTCGGCCGGCGTCGAGGCCCGGGTCAACGGGGCCGGGACGCGCTCGGTGGTGCGGGCGCGTTCGGTGGTCGTGGCGACCAACGTGTTCCAGGACCTGGTGCCTCGTCTTCGATGGTCGGTGGTGCCGGTCTACGACTACGTCCTGGCGACCGAGCCGCTGACCGACGACCAGCTCGCGGCCCTGCGCTGGGACCCCGCGATCGGACTCGCCGACTCGGGCAACCAGTTCCACTACTACCGCATCACCCCCGACCGGCGGATCCTGTGGGGCGGCTACGACGCGGTCTACCACTACGGCCGCTCCGTCGCGGCCGACCACTACGACCGCCCCGAGACCTTCGACCTGCTGGCACGTCACTTCGCCGCGACCTTCCCGCAGCTGGACGGCATCCGCTTCACCCACCGCTGGTCCGGCGTGATCGACACGTCCACGCGCTTCTGCGCGTTCTGGGGCTCGGTGCACCGCGGCCGGACCGTCTATGCGCTGGGGTTCACCGGGCTCGGGGTCGGCGCCTCCCGGTTCGCCGCGGACGTGCTGCTCGACCTGCTCTCGGGAGAGGAGACCGAACGGACCCGGCTGCGGATGGTGCGCGAGAGGCCGCTGCCGTTCCCGCCCGAGCCCTTCGGCTGGGTCGGGATCAACCTGACCCGTTGGTCACTCGCTCAGGAGGACCGCACCGGGCGGCGCAACGTCTGGCTGCGGGTGCTCGACCGGTTCGGGTGGGATTCGACTTCTGAGCTCGTGGTGCCGTTGCACGATCGACCGCTGACCCCCTGCGGTCGGTGTTGA
- a CDS encoding alpha/beta fold hydrolase produces the protein MTAIIATDDGRTLEVLDAGPEDGFPLVYHHGTPQGAVPFPTLERAAAEHGLRVISYSRPGYGASSPRPDGATTAQVADDAADTATVLDHLGVGDFLTIGWSGGGPRALACAALLPDRCLAAACCVGIAPADEYDGDIRDGMAEENVAEYTAVFAGAEALEAFLETQTGLFTVSAEEVAEALGALAPPVDRAALTGELAEYLAASVNAAGRQGIVGWRDDDLSHTRPWGFDLGDIRVPVSVWQGRLDAMVPFAHAEWLAANVAGARAHLVEGEGHLSLMQKAPTILQELRQLGGLA, from the coding sequence GTGACTGCCATCATCGCGACCGACGACGGCCGCACCCTCGAGGTGCTCGACGCGGGGCCCGAGGACGGGTTCCCGCTCGTCTACCACCACGGTACGCCGCAGGGAGCGGTGCCGTTTCCGACCTTGGAGCGCGCCGCCGCGGAGCACGGGCTCCGGGTCATCTCCTACTCACGCCCGGGGTATGGCGCCTCGTCGCCGCGCCCCGACGGAGCAACCACGGCGCAGGTCGCCGACGACGCTGCGGACACCGCGACCGTGCTCGACCACCTCGGTGTCGGCGACTTCCTGACGATCGGATGGTCCGGTGGCGGACCGCGCGCGCTGGCCTGCGCCGCGCTGCTGCCGGACCGGTGCCTGGCGGCGGCCTGCTGCGTCGGCATCGCGCCGGCCGACGAGTACGACGGTGACATCCGAGATGGCATGGCCGAGGAGAACGTGGCGGAGTACACGGCCGTCTTCGCCGGGGCCGAGGCGCTCGAGGCGTTCCTGGAGACCCAGACCGGGCTCTTCACCGTCAGTGCCGAGGAGGTCGCCGAGGCGCTGGGCGCGTTGGCGCCGCCGGTGGACCGCGCCGCACTGACGGGGGAGCTGGCCGAATACCTCGCCGCCTCGGTCAACGCGGCCGGGCGTCAGGGCATCGTGGGGTGGCGCGACGACGACCTGAGCCACACGCGTCCCTGGGGGTTCGACCTGGGAGACATCCGAGTCCCGGTCTCGGTGTGGCAGGGCCGTCTGGACGCGATGGTGCCCTTCGCCCACGCGGAGTGGCTGGCCGCAAACGTCGCGGGTGCGCGGGCACACCTGGTCGAGGGGGAGGGGCACCTGTCCCTCATGCAGAAGGCCCCAACGATTCTCCAGGAGCTCCGCCAGCTCGGCGGCCTCGCCTGA
- a CDS encoding SCO6745 family protein, producing the protein MEPRDYGRIARSLEPLHALGYFSPDVEEALVGAGLRKGRTAYFASRSAAMGRVGAGVIAATFYNFHPALVAKCVPTAWDQIAPEDAVAARYRGIDASYHRLLGAEVLASPEVAEAAELARQASEGCTAPGRPLYAGHADLAWPTEPHLVLFHALTLLREHRGDGHVAALLAAGLSGLEALVTHCATGKGFVPVVAQFTRGWSDDEWAAATGALVERGLLAPEGGLTDAGRDLRREVEAATDQMAAEPWVHLGDEGALRLAELGQPLVARALENGAFPDGVFSAG; encoded by the coding sequence ATGGAACCTCGAGATTACGGTCGGATCGCTCGCTCCCTGGAGCCTCTGCACGCGTTGGGTTACTTCTCCCCTGACGTTGAGGAGGCGCTGGTCGGAGCCGGGCTCCGCAAGGGGCGCACGGCGTACTTTGCCTCGCGCTCCGCAGCGATGGGTCGGGTCGGTGCCGGCGTGATCGCGGCGACGTTCTACAACTTCCACCCGGCGCTCGTCGCGAAGTGCGTCCCCACCGCGTGGGACCAGATCGCGCCCGAGGACGCTGTCGCGGCCCGATATCGGGGCATCGACGCGTCGTACCACCGCCTGCTCGGCGCCGAGGTGCTGGCGTCCCCGGAGGTCGCGGAGGCTGCCGAGCTCGCGCGCCAGGCAAGCGAGGGCTGCACGGCACCCGGCCGCCCGTTGTACGCGGGGCACGCAGACCTGGCCTGGCCGACCGAGCCCCACCTCGTCCTCTTCCACGCGTTGACGTTGCTGCGCGAGCACCGAGGCGACGGCCACGTCGCGGCGCTGCTGGCCGCGGGACTGAGTGGCCTGGAAGCATTGGTGACGCACTGCGCGACCGGCAAGGGCTTCGTGCCGGTCGTGGCCCAGTTCACCCGCGGCTGGTCCGACGACGAGTGGGCCGCTGCGACGGGTGCGCTGGTTGAGCGCGGTCTCCTCGCGCCGGAGGGTGGGCTCACCGACGCGGGTCGCGACCTGCGTCGTGAGGTGGAGGCCGCGACCGACCAGATGGCCGCGGAGCCGTGGGTGCACCTGGGCGACGAAGGGGCGCTGCGGCTCGCCGAGCTTGGTCAGCCGCTGGTCGCCCGTGCCCTGGAGAACGGCGCGTTCCCCGACGGTGTGTTCTCCGCGGGCTGA
- a CDS encoding Atu2307/SP_0267 family LLM class monooxygenase has translation MDSFVSTVTDPATGHVIGPAERMEHLLEEIMLADRVGLYSFGIGEHHRSEYFDSAPAIILAAAAARTERIRLGSAVTVLSAADPVRVFQQFATLDIISKGRIDLVVGRGSFTEAFPLFGLDLADYDSLFTEKLDLLLRIRDADEVTWSGRHRPALVRQSVYPRPLQDPLPIWVGVGGTPESFARAGLLGLPLMVAIIGGEPRQFAPLVELYRRAGAQAGHPPDKLQVGLHVFGFVAGSTQEAADTIYPGWEEMFTKVSRERGFPRPTRQQFDATSGPNGAFFMGDPKTVADKIHRVSEQLGGVDRLSLQMTNPRLAHSDLLRGIELLGNEVAPLVATA, from the coding sequence GTGGACAGCTTTGTCTCCACCGTGACGGATCCCGCCACCGGCCACGTCATCGGGCCTGCGGAGCGGATGGAGCACCTGCTGGAGGAGATCATGCTCGCGGACCGCGTCGGGCTCTACTCCTTCGGCATCGGCGAGCATCACCGCAGCGAGTACTTCGATTCGGCCCCAGCGATCATCCTTGCGGCCGCAGCCGCCCGCACGGAGCGCATCCGGCTTGGCAGCGCGGTGACGGTGCTGAGTGCGGCCGACCCGGTGCGGGTATTCCAACAGTTCGCGACCTTGGACATCATTTCGAAGGGACGGATTGACCTGGTGGTGGGCCGCGGCTCGTTCACGGAGGCTTTCCCTCTCTTCGGACTGGACCTCGCCGACTACGACTCGCTCTTCACCGAGAAGCTCGATCTGCTGCTGCGGATCCGCGATGCTGACGAGGTGACCTGGTCGGGGCGGCATCGTCCGGCCCTGGTCCGTCAGAGCGTCTATCCGCGCCCGCTACAGGACCCGCTCCCGATCTGGGTCGGTGTCGGCGGGACCCCCGAGTCATTCGCCCGCGCCGGACTGCTTGGTCTGCCGTTGATGGTGGCGATCATCGGCGGCGAGCCGCGACAGTTCGCTCCGCTTGTGGAGCTCTATCGGCGCGCGGGCGCTCAGGCCGGTCACCCGCCGGACAAGCTTCAGGTGGGGTTGCACGTTTTCGGGTTCGTCGCCGGTAGCACCCAGGAAGCGGCGGACACCATCTACCCGGGATGGGAGGAGATGTTCACCAAGGTCTCCAGGGAGCGTGGTTTCCCCCGGCCGACCCGGCAACAGTTCGACGCCACGTCGGGCCCGAACGGCGCATTCTTCATGGGCGACCCGAAGACGGTCGCCGACAAGATCCATCGCGTCTCTGAACAGCTGGGCGGGGTGGACCGGCTGTCTCTGCAAATGACCAACCCGCGGCTGGCCCACAGCGACCTTCTCCGCGGTATCGAGCTCCTCGGCAACGAAGTTGCCCCGCTCGTGGCGACTGCGTAG
- a CDS encoding HNH endonuclease signature motif containing protein: MVHPILAAADSMGEALKSVADANPIFMTTDEKATALTEVARLEARVGELKLRLLAAADDVAAESADRSRGAWLARRTLCRREEGRADERLAEALDRRWLMLALAVREGRVNLAQARTIVTCLDALDDKPVAGVVTPETVAAAEQHLVAQAEVFGPEELGRLGRRILEVVAPEVAEEAEARRLADLESEAQRRTRLQMRRLGDGTTRLSARLPDAAASRLATCLEAFANPRKQPDGETRPDQTDPVARLPYPRRLGQAFCHLLEAIDPTRLPVHGGDATTVFVTIPLESLRADLGVAALLDGRGSVPGDDATAGGLSAAEARRLACAAKIIPVVLGGASEVLDLGRARRLFTAAQRKALLLRDRTCRAAGCDIPGTWAEAHHWTPWSAGGATDLENGVLLCSHHHHRVHDPAWVTQRMPDGDVRFSRRT, from the coding sequence GTGGTTCATCCGATCCTGGCTGCTGCCGACTCGATGGGCGAGGCGCTCAAGAGCGTCGCTGATGCCAACCCCATCTTCATGACGACCGACGAGAAGGCCACCGCGTTGACGGAGGTGGCCCGACTCGAAGCGCGAGTGGGTGAGCTGAAGCTGCGGCTGCTGGCAGCCGCGGACGACGTGGCGGCCGAGTCGGCCGACCGGAGCCGCGGCGCCTGGCTGGCCAGGCGCACCCTGTGTCGTCGCGAGGAAGGCCGAGCAGACGAGCGGCTGGCCGAGGCGCTGGACCGCCGGTGGCTGATGCTGGCACTCGCAGTCCGCGAGGGTCGGGTCAACCTCGCCCAGGCCCGGACGATCGTCACGTGTCTCGACGCCCTCGATGACAAGCCGGTCGCCGGTGTCGTGACGCCCGAGACGGTGGCCGCAGCCGAGCAACACCTGGTCGCGCAGGCCGAGGTGTTCGGTCCTGAGGAGCTGGGCCGGCTGGGCCGCCGGATCCTGGAGGTCGTCGCTCCCGAGGTCGCCGAGGAGGCCGAGGCCCGCCGTCTGGCAGACCTCGAATCGGAGGCCCAGCGTCGCACCCGGCTGCAGATGCGCCGCCTCGGTGACGGCACCACCAGGCTCTCGGCCCGCCTCCCTGATGCCGCAGCCAGTCGCTTGGCGACCTGTCTCGAAGCGTTCGCCAACCCCCGCAAGCAACCCGACGGTGAGACGCGTCCCGACCAGACAGACCCAGTGGCTCGGTTGCCCTACCCGCGCCGACTGGGGCAGGCGTTCTGTCACCTGCTCGAAGCGATCGACCCGACCCGCCTCCCGGTCCACGGCGGCGACGCGACCACCGTCTTCGTCACGATCCCGCTCGAGAGCCTGCGCGCCGACCTCGGTGTCGCTGCCCTGCTCGATGGTCGCGGGTCCGTCCCCGGCGACGACGCCACGGCCGGTGGTCTCAGTGCCGCGGAGGCCAGGCGGCTGGCCTGCGCCGCCAAGATCATTCCCGTCGTCCTCGGTGGCGCCTCGGAGGTCCTGGACCTGGGACGGGCCCGACGCCTGTTCACCGCCGCCCAACGCAAGGCCCTCCTCCTGCGCGACAGGACCTGCCGCGCAGCAGGATGCGACATTCCAGGCACCTGGGCCGAGGCCCATCACTGGACTCCGTGGAGCGCCGGCGGTGCCACCGACCTCGAGAACGGGGTCCTGCTCTGCTCCCATCACCACCATCGCGTCCATGACCCCGCCTGGGTCACCCAACGGATGCCCGACGGTGACGTCAGGTTCAGTCGGCGGACCTAG
- a CDS encoding NAD(P)/FAD-dependent oxidoreductase, producing MGCALKHLSFWHETAGDDWAPRPSLPGTTAADVVVVGAGYTGLWAAYYLAAADPGLRVVVLEAEMAGYGASGRNGGWCSALFPASLPTLAAMSDRTAALAQHQAMRDTVDEVVRVCAREGIEADVAKGGTIALARTPAQLRRARAEVEEARRWGRGEDDLALLDAGAAAAVLRAGDTLGATYTPDCAAIHPARLVRGLARAVERRGVVIHEHTRARAISPHHVETDHGSVSADVVIRATEGYTPRLAGHARTIAPVHSLVLATEPIAAHLWEEIGLRRRETFTDHRHLIIYGQRTADDRLVFGGRGAPYRYGARISTDFTRDAEVFKHLRATYVDLFAPLRDVAVTHTWGGVLGIPRDWCASVGLDRDTGLAWAGGYVGDGVSTTNLAGRTLRDLVLGRTTDLTALPWVNHRSPAWEPEPLRWAGINAGLRAASLADVEERLTRRPSIVGRALERVVH from the coding sequence GTGGGGTGTGCGCTGAAGCACCTCTCCTTCTGGCACGAGACGGCCGGCGACGACTGGGCTCCGCGTCCCTCCCTGCCCGGGACCACAGCCGCGGACGTGGTCGTCGTGGGCGCGGGCTACACCGGGCTGTGGGCGGCCTACTACCTGGCCGCGGCAGACCCCGGACTGCGCGTCGTCGTCCTGGAGGCCGAGATGGCGGGGTACGGCGCCTCCGGCCGCAACGGCGGGTGGTGCTCGGCCCTCTTCCCGGCGTCCCTGCCGACCCTGGCCGCGATGTCGGACCGGACTGCGGCGCTGGCCCAGCACCAGGCGATGCGCGACACCGTCGACGAGGTCGTGCGCGTCTGCGCGCGCGAGGGGATCGAGGCCGACGTGGCCAAGGGCGGCACGATCGCACTGGCGCGGACGCCCGCCCAGCTGCGCCGGGCGCGGGCGGAGGTCGAGGAGGCACGACGCTGGGGTCGCGGCGAGGACGACCTCGCACTGCTGGACGCCGGCGCAGCGGCGGCCGTGCTCCGGGCCGGCGACACCCTGGGCGCGACCTACACCCCCGACTGCGCCGCGATCCACCCCGCACGGCTCGTCCGCGGCCTCGCCCGGGCGGTCGAGCGACGTGGCGTCGTCATCCACGAGCACACGCGGGCGCGCGCGATCAGTCCCCATCACGTCGAGACCGACCACGGCAGCGTGAGCGCCGACGTCGTCATCCGCGCGACCGAGGGCTACACACCCCGGCTGGCCGGCCACGCACGCACGATCGCACCCGTGCACTCCCTGGTCCTGGCGACCGAGCCGATCGCTGCTCACCTGTGGGAGGAGATCGGGCTGCGTCGGCGCGAGACCTTCACCGACCACCGCCACCTGATCATCTATGGCCAGCGCACGGCCGACGACCGTCTGGTGTTCGGGGGCCGCGGCGCGCCCTACAGGTATGGCGCCCGGATCAGCACCGACTTCACCCGCGACGCCGAGGTCTTCAAACACCTGCGGGCGACGTACGTCGACCTGTTCGCACCGCTCCGCGACGTCGCCGTGACGCACACCTGGGGCGGCGTCCTGGGGATTCCTCGTGACTGGTGCGCGTCCGTCGGGCTGGACCGCGACACCGGCCTGGCATGGGCGGGCGGCTATGTCGGCGACGGGGTGAGCACCACCAACCTCGCCGGCCGCACCCTGCGCGACCTGGTGCTGGGTCGCACCACCGACCTCACCGCGCTGCCGTGGGTGAACCACCGATCCCCCGCCTGGGAACCCGAACCCCTCCGCTGGGCCGGCATCAACGCCGGGCTGCGTGCCGCGTCGCTCGCCGACGTCGAGGAACGCCTCACCAGGCGGCCGAGCATCGTGGGCAGGGCGCTGGAGCGGGTCGTGCACTGA
- a CDS encoding Lrp/AsnC family transcriptional regulator — translation MTSRQPNTSPIHLDEVSKAIIEQLQQDGRRSYAAIGKVVGLSEAAVRQRVQRLTEAGVMQVVAVTDPLQLGFARQAMIGIRVTGPLQEVADRLADLDEVDYVVVTAGSFDLLAEAVCASDEELLELVSGKIRTIDGVVSTETFMYLQLRKQTYSWGVR, via the coding sequence GTGACTTCTCGGCAACCGAATACCAGCCCCATCCACCTCGACGAGGTGTCCAAGGCGATCATCGAGCAGCTCCAGCAGGACGGACGGCGCAGCTATGCCGCGATCGGCAAGGTCGTGGGCCTCTCGGAGGCGGCCGTGCGCCAGCGCGTGCAGCGACTGACCGAGGCAGGCGTGATGCAGGTCGTGGCGGTCACCGATCCGCTCCAGCTCGGCTTCGCCCGGCAGGCGATGATCGGCATCCGGGTGACCGGTCCGCTCCAGGAGGTCGCCGACCGGCTGGCCGACCTCGACGAGGTCGACTACGTCGTGGTCACGGCGGGCTCGTTCGACCTGCTGGCCGAGGCGGTGTGCGCCAGCGACGAGGAGCTGCTCGAGCTGGTCTCGGGCAAGATCCGCACCATCGACGGCGTCGTCAGCACCGAGACCTTCATGTATCTCCAGCTGCGCAAGCAGACCTACTCGTGGGGTGTGCGCTGA